In Labilibaculum sp. DW002, one DNA window encodes the following:
- a CDS encoding WD40/YVTN/BNR-like repeat-containing protein, with protein MKLTTISLRRLVFAFAITGIVLSPSIVSAKKKTVEPKVDTLINSSLVSGLKFRNIGPATTSGRISDFAVNPNNHSEYYVAVSSGNIFKTINNGTTWKPVFDKYGSYSIGVVTMDPNNSNVVWAGTGENNHQRALGYGDGVYKTMDGGKTWKNMGLKESRHIGGLVIDPRNSDIVFVAAEGSAWGSGGDRGLYKTTDGGKTWKKVLTISENTGVNNVIIDPVNPDIMYATSEQRRRHVHAKINGGPESAIYKSTDGGNTWRKLTSGLPKVHKGGMGIAVSPVNHNYVYAIIEAADGQSGFFRSTDRGESWKKMSKHVSSGQYYNEIYCDPIDADKVYSVETRSHVTTDGGKTWTRLGLKNRHVDDHAIWIDPNDTNHFMIGGDGGIYESFDAGSNYLFKSNLSITQFYRVQVDNALPFYNIYGGTQDNNTLGGPSRNISRRGVTNAEWEPILGGDGFWAQIDPTDPNIVYCEYQYGNSFRYDKKSGEKINIKPREKKGELAYKWNWNAPMILSSHKNTRLYVAANKVFRSDDRGNSWEAISDDLCSGKDRDSFKVMGKYWASDAVKKHVSTSQFGTIVSLAESPLKENLLFVGTDDGLIQVTENGGEQWTKHASFTGIPQYTYISDILPSKFDENIVYTSFDNRKRDDFKPYVLKSSDKGKTWVNIASNLPKNGTVHTIEQDFIDSNLLFVGTEFGIFFTKDEGKNWVQLKAGIPTIAVRDLTIQQREGDLVAASFGRGFYVLDDYSPLRNVNPAFVKKSAHLFPVKDALMYIEKGGKGNMGSTYFTAPNPKFGATFTYYLKEVPKTAKQIRKEKEKKLFKAGEFIPQASWKELEDEEKELAPYLVFVVKDAEDNEIRRLTTAAKKGINRINWDLRYQSLNPVKDTEFKPTKKPRSGMMIMPAKYQVEMGIVSKGKYELLADAVSFEALTLSNRSLPAKDREGLVAFQQKVAKMSRAIQGSMQLSNAYKSKISAIKMAILQTPGANETLSTMVNDLQMEVDAIDFLFNGVDARASGEEIPPAQIPISNRIGNIVGTHWASTSGVTQTQQEQFEILKEEFPTALQRLHKLAKEIKILENELESLGAPWTPGRIPTYEVE; from the coding sequence GTCGATACCTTAATTAACTCGAGTTTGGTTAGTGGACTTAAATTTAGAAACATTGGCCCGGCAACAACTTCAGGTCGAATTTCAGACTTTGCTGTAAACCCTAATAATCACAGTGAGTATTATGTGGCCGTTTCGAGTGGTAATATTTTCAAAACAATTAATAACGGTACAACTTGGAAACCTGTATTTGATAAGTATGGCTCTTACTCTATAGGAGTTGTTACTATGGATCCGAATAATAGCAATGTTGTTTGGGCTGGTACAGGAGAAAATAATCACCAACGAGCTTTAGGGTATGGTGATGGTGTTTATAAAACCATGGATGGTGGAAAGACATGGAAAAATATGGGTTTGAAAGAATCTCGTCATATTGGAGGACTTGTTATTGACCCGAGAAATTCTGACATTGTTTTTGTAGCTGCCGAAGGATCTGCTTGGGGATCCGGTGGGGACAGAGGTTTGTATAAAACCACTGATGGTGGTAAAACCTGGAAAAAGGTTCTGACAATTAGTGAAAATACAGGTGTTAACAATGTGATAATTGATCCTGTTAATCCTGATATCATGTATGCCACATCGGAACAAAGACGTCGACATGTGCATGCTAAAATTAATGGAGGCCCGGAATCGGCTATTTATAAATCGACTGATGGTGGTAATACTTGGAGAAAGTTAACTTCAGGTTTGCCCAAAGTGCATAAAGGAGGAATGGGTATTGCTGTTTCACCTGTAAATCACAACTATGTGTATGCTATAATTGAAGCTGCTGACGGGCAGAGTGGTTTTTTTAGATCTACCGACAGAGGCGAGTCTTGGAAAAAAATGAGCAAGCATGTTAGTAGCGGACAATATTATAATGAAATTTATTGTGACCCGATTGATGCAGATAAAGTGTATTCAGTTGAAACGCGTTCTCATGTGACAACAGATGGTGGTAAAACATGGACTCGGTTGGGTTTAAAAAATCGTCACGTAGATGACCATGCTATATGGATTGATCCTAATGATACCAATCATTTCATGATAGGTGGGGATGGTGGAATTTATGAAAGTTTTGATGCCGGATCTAATTACTTATTTAAATCAAATTTATCAATAACTCAATTCTATCGTGTCCAAGTTGATAATGCCTTACCATTTTATAATATTTATGGGGGAACTCAAGATAATAATACTTTAGGTGGACCATCCAGAAATATCAGTAGAAGAGGAGTAACCAATGCAGAGTGGGAACCAATTTTAGGTGGCGATGGTTTCTGGGCACAGATTGACCCAACAGATCCTAATATTGTGTATTGCGAATATCAGTATGGAAATTCTTTTCGTTACGATAAAAAAAGTGGCGAAAAAATTAATATTAAACCGAGAGAAAAAAAAGGAGAATTGGCATACAAATGGAATTGGAACGCTCCGATGATTTTGTCTTCTCATAAAAATACGAGACTATATGTAGCGGCTAATAAAGTATTTCGTAGTGATGACAGAGGAAATTCCTGGGAGGCAATAAGCGATGATTTGTGCTCTGGAAAAGATCGTGACTCTTTTAAAGTTATGGGAAAATATTGGGCCTCGGATGCAGTGAAAAAACACGTTTCGACTTCTCAGTTTGGAACTATTGTTTCTTTAGCCGAATCACCATTAAAAGAGAATCTTCTTTTTGTTGGTACCGATGATGGATTAATTCAGGTAACGGAAAATGGAGGAGAGCAATGGACAAAACATGCCTCTTTTACTGGAATTCCTCAATATACTTATATCAGTGATATCTTACCATCTAAATTTGATGAGAATATTGTATATACAAGCTTTGATAATCGTAAACGTGATGATTTTAAGCCCTATGTTTTAAAAAGTTCTGATAAGGGAAAAACGTGGGTTAATATTGCTTCAAATCTACCTAAGAATGGTACTGTTCATACAATTGAACAAGATTTTATAGATTCTAACTTATTATTTGTAGGAACAGAGTTTGGTATATTCTTCACTAAAGATGAGGGCAAGAATTGGGTGCAGTTAAAAGCGGGTATTCCAACTATTGCAGTTCGTGACTTAACAATTCAACAGCGAGAAGGTGATTTGGTTGCTGCTAGTTTTGGGCGTGGTTTTTATGTTTTAGATGATTATTCTCCTTTGAGAAATGTAAACCCGGCTTTTGTGAAAAAATCAGCACATCTATTTCCTGTAAAGGATGCTTTGATGTATATAGAAAAAGGTGGTAAAGGTAATATGGGATCAACTTATTTTACGGCTCCGAATCCTAAATTTGGTGCCACATTTACCTACTATTTAAAAGAGGTACCTAAAACTGCTAAACAAATCCGTAAGGAGAAAGAGAAAAAGTTGTTTAAAGCTGGCGAATTTATTCCACAAGCTAGTTGGAAAGAATTGGAAGATGAGGAGAAAGAATTGGCTCCTTATCTTGTATTTGTTGTAAAAGATGCTGAAGACAATGAGATACGAAGACTAACCACTGCCGCAAAGAAAGGCATTAATCGCATCAATTGGGACCTGCGTTACCAGTCCTTAAATCCTGTAAAGGATACTGAGTTTAAGCCGACAAAAAAGCCTCGATCAGGAATGATGATTATGCCGGCTAAGTATCAGGTTGAAATGGGAATTGTGAGCAAGGGAAAATATGAATTATTAGCCGATGCTGTATCTTTCGAAGCACTAACTTTAAGTAACAGAAGTTTGCCAGCAAAAGATCGTGAAGGCTTGGTTGCATTCCAGCAAAAAGTAGCTAAAATGTCGAGGGCAATACAAGGAAGTATGCAACTGAGTAATGCTTACAAGAGTAAAATTAGCGCAATTAAGATGGCAATTTTGCAAACACCTGGAGCAAATGAAACTTTAAGTACAATGGTGAACGACTTGCAAATGGAAGTTGATGCTATTGATTTCTTATTTAATGGAGTTGATGCCAGAGCGAGTGGAGAAGAAATTCCTCCTGCTCAAATTCCGATTTCTAACAGAATCGGAAATATTGTGGGTACGCATTGGGCCAGTACTTCTGGTGTTACACAAACGCAACAGGAGCAGTTTGAAATTTTGAAAGAGGAATTTCCTACTGCTTTGCAAAGACTGCATAAGTTAGCTAAAGAAATAAAAATACTTGAAAATGAGTTGGAAAGTTTAGGTGCTCCTTGGACACCAGGGCGTATTCCTACTTATGAGGTAGAATAG